In one Acomys russatus chromosome X, mAcoRus1.1, whole genome shotgun sequence genomic region, the following are encoded:
- the Spin4 gene encoding spindlin-4, with the protein MSPPTVPPTGVDGVSAYLMKKRHTHKKQRRKPTFLTHRNIVGCRIQHGWKEGNEPVEQWKGTVLEQVSVKPTLYIIKYDGKDSVYGLELHRDKRVLALEILPERVPSPRIDSRLADSLVGKAVGHVFEGEHGKKDEWKGMVLARAPIMDTWFYITYEKDPVLYMYTLLDDYKDGDLRIIPDSNYYFPAAEQEPGEVLDSLVGKQVEHAKDDGSKRTGIFIHQVVAKPSVYFIKFDDDIHIYVYGLVKTP; encoded by the coding sequence ATGTCTCCTCCGACTGTGCCTCCGACTGGGGTAGATGGTGTGTCCGCTTACCTGATGAAGAAAAGGCACACTCACAAGAAACAGCGGCGTAAGCCCACTTTCCTCACTCACAGGAACATCGTGGGCTGCCGCATTCAACACGGCTGGAAAGAAGGCAATGAGCCAGTGGAGCAATGGAAGGGTACTGTGCTCGAGCAGGTTTCCGTGAAGCCCACTCTGTACATAATTAAATATGACGGCAAAGACAGTGTGTACGGACTAGAACTGCACAGAGACAAGAGAGTTTTAGCTCTGGAAATTCTTCCTGAAAGAGTTCCTTCTCCTCGCATCGATTCTCGCCTGGCAGATTCCCTGGTTGGGAAGGCAGTCGGACATGTGTTCGAAGGTGAGCACGGTAAGAAAGATGAGTGGAAGGGCATGGTGTTGGCGCGAGCCCCCATAATGGATACTTGGTTTTACATCACCTACGAGAAAGATCCGGTCCTCTATATGTACACCCTGCTGGATGACTACAAAGATGGTGACCTGCGTATTATTCCAGATTCCAACTACTATTTCCCTGCAGCGGAGCAGGAGCCTGGGGAGGTGCTCGACAGCCTTGTGGGCAAGCAGGTGGAACACGCCAAAGACGACGGATCCAAGAGAACTGGCATTTTTATCCATCAGGTGGTGGCCAAGCCATCTGTCTACTTCATTAAGTTTGATGATGATATTCACATCTATGTCTATGGTTTGGTGAAAACTCCCTAA